The Anabaena sp. WA102 genome contains a region encoding:
- the ebsA gene encoding type IV pilus biogenesis protein EbsA, with amino-acid sequence MTGNTFFDKLQPASQQQSIVYLPYIQGNKRNLLPYAITLYKKRELEGHRKIEGSENVPFVATWNDPTLPSDLTVCRLQFDSTSELTYEVMMPSFEFISFLIELMENYKRNKITDFSKSFYRKLLRLDD; translated from the coding sequence ATGACTGGTAATACGTTTTTTGATAAACTCCAACCTGCAAGTCAGCAACAATCTATCGTGTATCTACCCTATATTCAGGGTAATAAGCGGAATTTGTTACCCTATGCCATCACTCTTTATAAAAAACGTGAGTTAGAAGGACACCGCAAAATAGAAGGTAGTGAAAATGTTCCCTTCGTTGCCACTTGGAATGATCCTACCTTACCCTCCGACTTAACCGTTTGCCGGTTACAGTTTGATTCTACGTCTGAATTAACCTATGAAGTCATGATGCCAAGTTTTGAATTTATTAGTTTTTTAATTGAACTAATGGAAAACTATAAGCGGAATAAAATCACGGATTTTTCTAAATCCTTTTACCGCAAATTATTACGTTTAGATGATTGA
- a CDS encoding SGNH/GDSL hydrolase family protein: MSNRVKTFPVWGLFALLTNIILMLAVVLLIWRQQKLTPVLATTAIPDPSEPVNLNWKNQYVAPELGPRHKLSYPQWLDILKQEAKITARKNPQRLTILAGDSLSLWFPPELLPEDRSWLNQGISGEVSNGLLQRLDFFDRTKPEKIFIMVGINDLIRGLDDQEILANYQQIISYLQRKHPQTEIVVQSILPHGEEGITWEGKEKLLAIPNPRIRNLNQELNNLATEKGVKYLNLHPLFTDKQGNLRSDFTTDGLHLSPPGYLVWRTALQMYTNQQITSQATKPKNINSKTRI; the protein is encoded by the coding sequence GTGTCTAATCGTGTAAAAACTTTTCCTGTCTGGGGACTATTCGCACTGTTAACTAATATTATCCTAATGTTAGCGGTCGTCTTATTGATTTGGCGACAGCAAAAGCTAACCCCTGTGTTAGCAACCACAGCTATTCCAGATCCCTCAGAACCAGTTAACCTGAACTGGAAAAATCAATATGTAGCACCAGAATTAGGACCCCGTCATAAACTCAGTTATCCCCAATGGTTGGATATTCTCAAGCAAGAAGCTAAAATAACTGCTAGGAAAAATCCCCAGCGATTAACCATACTAGCGGGAGATTCTCTGAGTTTATGGTTTCCACCGGAGTTATTACCTGAGGATAGAAGCTGGCTAAATCAGGGCATATCCGGGGAAGTTAGCAATGGATTACTGCAAAGATTAGATTTTTTTGATCGCACCAAACCGGAAAAGATTTTCATTATGGTGGGCATTAATGATCTAATTCGCGGGTTAGATGATCAGGAAATTTTAGCTAATTATCAGCAAATTATCAGTTATTTGCAAAGAAAACACCCCCAAACAGAAATTGTCGTTCAGTCAATTTTGCCCCATGGTGAGGAGGGGATAACTTGGGAAGGAAAAGAAAAACTCCTAGCAATTCCCAATCCTCGGATTCGTAATTTGAATCAGGAATTGAATAATCTCGCTACTGAAAAAGGGGTGAAATATCTGAATTTACATCCCTTATTCACCGATAAACAAGGTAATCTTCGGTCAGATTTTACCACCGATGGTTTGCATCTGAGTCCCCCAGGTTATCTCGTTTGGCGGACTGCCTTACAGATGTATACTAACCAACAAATAACATCCCAAGCAACTAAACCTAAAAATATCAACTCAAAAACTAGGATATAA
- a CDS encoding ammonium transporter: MFRKLTIIGCLTLFLLVGLLTGNAWAETSATVPSPNTGDTAFMLISSALVMLMTPGLAFFYGGFVRSHNILNTLMMSFVLMAIVGVTWVLWGYSLSFAPGLPFIGGLQWLGLNGVGVETTGYLQGSAPAEVVSYAGTIPHQAFMIYQAMFAIITPALISGAIAERMSFRAYCLFVVLWSTFIYTPLAHMVWAKGGFLGLYGGIGALDFAGGTVVHISSGISALVAAIVLGPRKNYPDRLSPPHNVPFILLGAGLLWFGWFGFNAGSALSAGTVATVAFVATNTSAAAGALMWLILEATLRGKPTAVGAATGAVAGLVGITPGAGFVTPVAAILTGFITSVVCFYAVSFKHKLRVDDALDTYPVHGVGGTIGAILTAIFATTEVNSGGKDGVLRGNFGELFVELAAIAIAYIIAGVGTWIILKIIAATVGLRVPDQTEDQGLDINEHGEEGYNSEFADRISNK; the protein is encoded by the coding sequence GTGTTCAGAAAATTGACTATCATTGGGTGTTTAACTCTATTTTTACTGGTAGGGTTGTTAACAGGAAATGCTTGGGCAGAAACCTCAGCAACCGTGCCTAGTCCGAATACAGGTGACACAGCATTTATGCTGATTTCCTCAGCTTTAGTAATGCTAATGACACCGGGATTAGCATTCTTTTATGGTGGGTTTGTGCGATCGCACAATATTCTCAACACATTGATGATGAGTTTTGTGTTGATGGCGATTGTGGGAGTCACCTGGGTTCTTTGGGGTTATAGTCTTTCCTTTGCCCCTGGTTTACCCTTCATTGGTGGTTTACAATGGCTGGGGTTAAATGGTGTTGGTGTAGAAACCACAGGTTATCTGCAAGGTTCAGCCCCTGCGGAGGTAGTTTCCTATGCGGGGACAATTCCCCATCAAGCATTCATGATCTATCAAGCCATGTTTGCAATTATCACCCCAGCTTTAATTTCGGGAGCGATCGCCGAACGCATGAGTTTCCGTGCCTATTGCCTATTTGTAGTCCTGTGGTCAACCTTTATCTACACACCTCTAGCACACATGGTTTGGGCAAAGGGAGGATTCTTAGGTTTATACGGCGGCATCGGCGCTCTAGACTTTGCTGGTGGTACAGTAGTGCATATTAGTTCCGGTATTTCGGCACTGGTAGCCGCAATTGTCCTCGGTCCGAGAAAAAACTATCCAGATCGTCTTAGCCCTCCCCATAACGTCCCCTTTATTTTGTTGGGTGCCGGCTTACTTTGGTTTGGTTGGTTTGGCTTTAATGCTGGTAGTGCCTTATCCGCTGGCACGGTAGCCACAGTCGCCTTTGTTGCTACTAATACATCCGCTGCCGCCGGGGCGTTGATGTGGTTGATTCTAGAAGCTACATTACGGGGAAAACCCACCGCAGTTGGCGCAGCCACAGGTGCAGTCGCCGGTTTAGTGGGAATCACCCCAGGGGCAGGATTTGTCACCCCTGTAGCCGCAATTTTAACTGGTTTCATTACCTCCGTCGTCTGCTTCTATGCTGTCAGTTTCAAGCACAAATTGCGGGTTGATGATGCTCTAGATACCTATCCTGTACATGGTGTTGGAGGTACTATCGGGGCGATTCTAACAGCTATCTTTGCCACAACTGAAGTGAATAGCGGTGGTAAAGATGGGGTATTGCGCGGTAACTTCGGTGAATTATTTGTGGAACTAGCAGCGATCGCCATAGCCTATATTATTGCTGGTGTAGGAACTTGGATCATTCTGAAAATTATTGCTGCTACAGTTGGTTTACGAGTCCCAGATCAAACCGAAGATCAAGGCTTGGATATCAACGAACACGGGGAAGAAGGTTATAACTCCGAATTTGCAGATCGGATTTCTAATAAGTAA
- a CDS encoding 4-hydroxy-3-methylbut-2-enyl diphosphate reductase, which produces MDTKAFKRSLQHSDNYNRKGFGHQAEVATKLQSEFQSNLIQEIRDRNYTIKRGNVTIQLAQAFGFCWGVERAVAMAYETRQHFPTEQIWITNEIIHNPSVNKRMQEMQVEFIPVIDKLKDFSVVNSGDVVILPAFGASVQEMQILHDKGCQIVDTTCPWVSKVWNTVEKHKKGDYTSIIHGKYKHEETVATSSFAGKYLIVLNIKEAEYVINYILNGGDREEFLAKFSKACSAGFDPDQDLQRVGIANQTTMLKGETEQIGKMLEHTMMQKYGPTELNQHFQNFNTICDATQERQDAMLELVEENVDLIIVIGGFNSSNTTQLQQIAFDRGIPSYHIDCGERIQSINNIEHRQLTGELVIAENWLPAGEIKVGVTSGASTPDKVVEDIIEKIFALKAIASVV; this is translated from the coding sequence ATGGATACAAAAGCTTTTAAACGTAGCCTCCAACATTCAGACAATTACAATCGCAAAGGTTTTGGTCATCAAGCGGAAGTCGCTACCAAGTTACAATCTGAGTTTCAGAGTAACTTAATTCAGGAAATCCGCGATCGCAACTACACCATCAAACGTGGTAATGTCACCATCCAACTAGCACAAGCATTTGGTTTTTGTTGGGGTGTAGAAAGGGCTGTAGCTATGGCTTATGAAACCCGGCAACATTTTCCCACAGAACAGATTTGGATTACCAACGAAATTATTCACAATCCATCTGTGAATAAACGAATGCAAGAAATGCAAGTAGAATTTATTCCCGTTATTGACAAACTGAAAGACTTTTCTGTTGTTAATAGTGGTGACGTAGTAATTTTACCAGCCTTTGGTGCAAGTGTTCAAGAAATGCAAATATTGCATGATAAAGGTTGCCAAATTGTTGATACTACCTGCCCCTGGGTATCCAAAGTATGGAACACCGTAGAAAAGCACAAAAAAGGTGATTATACTTCAATTATTCACGGAAAATATAAGCATGAAGAAACAGTTGCCACCAGTTCCTTTGCCGGGAAATATTTGATTGTTTTAAACATAAAAGAAGCAGAATATGTCATTAATTATATTCTCAATGGTGGCGATCGTGAAGAATTTTTAGCCAAATTTTCCAAAGCCTGTTCAGCAGGATTTGACCCTGATCAAGACTTACAACGAGTAGGAATTGCTAACCAAACAACCATGCTCAAAGGTGAAACCGAACAAATCGGTAAAATGCTGGAGCATACAATGATGCAGAAATATGGACCAACAGAATTGAATCAGCATTTTCAAAATTTCAATACCATCTGTGATGCCACTCAAGAACGTCAAGATGCTATGTTAGAATTAGTCGAAGAAAATGTAGATTTAATCATAGTTATTGGTGGGTTTAACTCATCCAATACTACTCAACTACAACAAATTGCCTTTGATCGAGGTATTCCCTCCTATCACATTGATTGTGGAGAACGGATTCAATCAATTAATAACATTGAACATCGGCAGTTAACAGGAGAATTAGTAATTGCAGAAAATTGGCTACCAGCAGGAGAAATTAAAGTTGGTGTGACTTCTGGTGCTTCAACACCGGATAAGGTAGTTGAAGATATAATTGAGAAAATTTTTGCCCTCAAAGCAATAGCATCTGTAGTTTAA